The proteins below come from a single Streptomyces sp. B3I8 genomic window:
- a CDS encoding LysE family translocator — protein MVSVDRLLAFAAVSFLLIVVPGPSVLFVVGRALAHGRHVALITVAGNTLGAYVLVAAVALGVGAVVERSVLVFTVLKLAGAAYLVHLGVKAWRQRGSLRAAVTGVGAGVAHGGRLRTFGEGFAVGVTNPKTLVFFAAVLPQFVDRGHGHAAAQMLLLGLVFNLIALVSDSVWGVAAATARDWFARSPRRLSLVGGAGGLGMIGLGVTIAVTGGKD, from the coding sequence ATGGTGTCCGTCGACCGTCTGCTCGCCTTCGCCGCCGTGTCGTTCCTGCTGATCGTGGTCCCCGGTCCGAGCGTGCTGTTCGTCGTCGGGCGGGCGCTGGCGCACGGGCGGCACGTCGCGCTGATCACGGTCGCCGGGAACACGCTCGGCGCCTATGTGCTCGTCGCGGCGGTGGCGTTGGGGGTCGGGGCGGTCGTGGAGCGCTCGGTGCTCGTCTTCACCGTGCTCAAGCTGGCGGGCGCCGCCTACCTCGTGCATCTCGGCGTGAAGGCGTGGCGGCAACGCGGTTCGCTGCGGGCCGCGGTCACCGGCGTCGGTGCCGGGGTCGCGCACGGCGGTCGGCTGCGGACGTTCGGGGAGGGGTTCGCGGTCGGCGTGACCAATCCGAAGACCCTCGTGTTCTTCGCCGCCGTACTGCCGCAGTTCGTCGACCGGGGGCACGGGCACGCGGCGGCGCAGATGCTGCTGCTCGGCCTGGTCTTCAACCTCATCGCCCTCGTCTCCGACTCGGTGTGGGGCGTGGCCGCGGCCACCGCCCGTGACTGGTTCGCCCGTTCACCGCGGCGGCTCTCCCTGGTCGGCGGTGCCGGTGGGCTCGGCATGATCGGTCTCGGGGTCACGATCGCCGTGACCGGGGGCAAGGACTGA
- a CDS encoding cation:dicarboxylate symporter family transporter: protein MSSTPDTAPAVPARKRDRTHYLYLAVIAAVVLGVAVGFIAPDFAKELKPIGTGFVNLIKMMISPIIFCTIVLGVGSVRKAAKVGKVGGLALGYFIVMSFVALAIGLVVGNIVHPGSGMHLTEAVKGVGHDQAAAAAEGPVDFVLGIIPTSLVSAFTEGQVLQTLLVALLVGFALQALGNAGQPVLRGIEHIQRLVFRVLSMIMWAAPIGAFGAMAAVVGETGVDALKALATIMLGFYLTCLLFVFVVLGAMVRVVAGVNILQLFKYLGREFLLILSTSSSESALPRLIAKMEHLGVSRPVVGITVPTGYSFNLDGTMIYLTMASLFIADAMDQPLAIGQQITLLLFMMVASKGAAGVTGAGLATLAGALQSHKPALVDGVGLIVGIDRFMSEARALTNFAGNAVATLLIGTWTGEVDKERVDRVLAGDLPFDERMLVDSGEDPASTEAEAPEARDGDEKELAKA, encoded by the coding sequence GTGTCCAGCACCCCCGACACCGCACCTGCCGTACCCGCCCGCAAGCGGGACCGCACCCATTACCTCTACCTCGCGGTGATCGCCGCGGTGGTGCTCGGCGTCGCCGTCGGGTTCATCGCACCGGACTTCGCCAAGGAGCTGAAGCCGATCGGGACCGGCTTCGTCAACCTGATCAAGATGATGATCTCCCCGATCATCTTCTGCACGATCGTGCTCGGCGTCGGTTCGGTCCGCAAGGCGGCCAAGGTCGGCAAGGTCGGCGGGCTCGCGCTCGGCTACTTCATCGTGATGTCGTTCGTCGCGCTCGCGATCGGCCTCGTGGTCGGCAACATCGTCCACCCCGGCAGCGGCATGCACCTGACCGAGGCGGTCAAGGGCGTCGGCCACGACCAGGCGGCGGCCGCCGCCGAGGGCCCCGTGGACTTCGTCCTCGGCATCATCCCGACCAGCCTGGTCTCCGCGTTCACCGAGGGCCAGGTGCTCCAGACGCTGCTGGTCGCACTGCTGGTCGGCTTCGCGCTGCAGGCCCTCGGCAACGCCGGGCAGCCGGTGCTGCGGGGCATCGAGCACATCCAGCGGCTGGTCTTCCGCGTCCTGTCCATGATCATGTGGGCGGCGCCGATCGGCGCGTTCGGCGCGATGGCGGCGGTCGTCGGCGAGACCGGCGTGGACGCGCTGAAGGCGCTCGCGACGATCATGCTCGGCTTCTACCTCACCTGTCTGCTGTTCGTGTTCGTCGTGCTCGGCGCGATGGTGCGGGTGGTCGCCGGGGTGAACATCCTCCAGCTCTTCAAGTACCTGGGCCGGGAGTTCCTGCTGATCCTGTCCACCTCGTCGTCGGAGTCCGCGCTGCCGCGGCTCATCGCGAAGATGGAGCACCTGGGCGTGAGCCGGCCGGTCGTCGGCATCACCGTGCCGACCGGCTACTCCTTCAACCTCGACGGCACGATGATCTACCTGACGATGGCGTCGCTGTTCATCGCCGACGCGATGGACCAGCCGCTCGCCATCGGGCAGCAGATCACCCTGCTGCTGTTCATGATGGTCGCGTCCAAGGGCGCGGCGGGCGTGACCGGGGCGGGTCTCGCCACGCTGGCGGGTGCCCTGCAGTCCCACAAGCCGGCCCTGGTCGACGGCGTCGGCCTCATCGTCGGCATCGACCGCTTCATGAGCGAGGCGCGGGCGCTGACGAACTTCGCGGGCAACGCGGTGGCGACGCTGCTGATCGGGACGTGGACGGGGGAGGTCGACAAGGAGCGGGTGGACCGGGTGCTGGCCGGGGACCTGCCGTTCGACGAGCGGATGCTGGTGGACAGCGGGGAGGACCCCGCGTCCACGGAGGCGGAGGCGCCGGAGGCGCGGGACGGCGACGAGAAGGAGCTGGCCAAGGCGTGA
- a CDS encoding sensor histidine kinase, producing the protein MPFPATLTGALARLPRPRSLAGQLFAMQAVLVAVLVVGYALFTYVSDHDQAKEAATRQALAVTRSVADSPSVREAIRTPDPSRTLQPYATRVQRDTDVDFVTIMNPRAIRWTHPKPNLIGQKFVGNTAPALAGHTFTETYKGTLGLSVRAVTPIRDDHDEIIGLVSAGIRVEAISRRIHDQVTTLAEVAGGALALGAVGTYVINARLRRSTHGMNAAELSRMHDYYEAALHAVREGLLMLDGQYRVALINDGGRELLGVSDEVVEGSAAAGGPADGGSVVGRSVAELGLPAPLTGALLSSRPRVDEIHLTADRVLTVNTSPVSGGERRGTVVTLRDVTELQSLMGELDSERGFTLALRSQAHEAANRLHTVVSLIELGRAEEAVDFATAELELAQALTDQVVAAVSEPVLAALLLGKAALANERGVELVVSEDSGIDDGLLPPSLPARDLVTILGNLIDNAVDAAQGSVGARVTVAAYTARSADTAGTADEGGPALVLRVADTGAGVDPEHAEAVFRRGWSTKPAGPGGRGLGLALVRQTVQRHGGRLSVARADGGGAEFEVRLPLPTVGTAVGAPDSAPGAAAAAGGEGA; encoded by the coding sequence ATGCCCTTTCCGGCCACACTCACCGGCGCGCTCGCCCGGCTGCCCAGACCCCGCAGCCTCGCCGGGCAGCTCTTCGCCATGCAGGCGGTGCTGGTCGCGGTGCTGGTCGTCGGCTACGCGCTGTTCACCTACGTCAGCGACCACGATCAGGCCAAGGAGGCGGCCACCCGGCAGGCGCTGGCCGTGACCCGCTCGGTGGCCGATTCCCCCTCCGTACGGGAGGCGATCCGCACCCCGGACCCGTCGAGGACGCTCCAGCCGTACGCGACGCGCGTCCAGCGGGACACCGACGTGGACTTCGTGACGATCATGAATCCGCGGGCCATCCGCTGGACCCATCCGAAGCCGAACCTGATCGGGCAGAAGTTCGTCGGCAACACCGCTCCGGCGCTGGCGGGACACACCTTCACCGAGACGTACAAGGGCACGCTCGGACTGTCGGTGCGGGCCGTGACGCCGATCCGGGACGACCACGACGAGATCATCGGCCTGGTCAGCGCCGGGATACGGGTGGAGGCGATCTCCCGGCGCATCCACGACCAGGTCACCACGCTCGCCGAGGTCGCCGGCGGGGCCCTGGCGCTGGGCGCCGTCGGCACGTACGTGATCAACGCACGACTGCGGCGCTCGACCCACGGGATGAACGCCGCCGAGCTGAGCCGGATGCACGACTACTACGAGGCGGCGCTGCACGCGGTGCGCGAGGGGCTGCTGATGCTGGACGGGCAGTACCGCGTGGCGCTGATCAACGACGGCGGGCGGGAGCTGCTCGGGGTGAGCGACGAGGTGGTCGAGGGATCGGCAGCGGCCGGGGGGCCGGCCGACGGGGGGTCGGTGGTCGGGCGGTCGGTGGCCGAGCTGGGGCTGCCCGCGCCGCTGACGGGGGCACTGCTGTCGTCGCGGCCGCGGGTGGACGAGATCCATCTGACGGCCGACCGGGTGCTGACGGTGAACACCTCCCCCGTCTCCGGCGGGGAGCGCCGGGGCACGGTGGTGACCTTGCGGGACGTCACCGAGCTGCAGTCGCTGATGGGCGAGCTGGATTCGGAGCGCGGCTTCACGCTGGCGCTGCGCTCGCAGGCGCACGAGGCGGCCAACCGGCTGCACACGGTGGTCTCGCTGATCGAGCTGGGGCGCGCGGAGGAGGCGGTCGACTTCGCCACCGCCGAGCTGGAACTGGCGCAGGCGCTGACCGACCAGGTCGTCGCCGCCGTCAGCGAGCCGGTGCTCGCCGCGCTGCTGCTCGGCAAGGCGGCGCTGGCCAACGAGCGGGGCGTGGAGCTGGTGGTCAGCGAGGACAGCGGCATCGACGACGGGCTGCTCCCGCCGTCCCTCCCGGCCCGCGACCTGGTGACGATCCTGGGCAATCTCATCGACAACGCGGTCGACGCGGCACAGGGCTCGGTGGGCGCCCGGGTGACGGTCGCCGCGTACACGGCCCGATCGGCGGACACGGCCGGCACGGCCGACGAGGGCGGTCCCGCGCTGGTGCTGCGGGTCGCGGACACCGGGGCCGGGGTGGACCCGGAGCACGCGGAGGCGGTGTTCCGGCGCGGCTGGTCGACGAAGCCGGCCGGTCCCGGCGGGCGCGGCCTGGGGCTCGCCCTGGTGCGCCAGACCGTGCAGCGGCACGGGGGCCGGCTGTCGGTGGCGCGGGCGGACGGGGGCGGGGCGGAGTTCGAGGTACGGCTGCCGTTGCCCACGGTGGGGACGGCCGTGGGGGCGCCGGACAGTGCGCCCGGCGCGGCGGCCGCGGCCGGAGGGGAGGGCGCGTGA
- a CDS encoding UvrD-helicase domain-containing protein: MRREQEFMDDLYARVDRLRGATETAVDDALAQGNTPMQARLERDILVAERSGLLAALNAVDGSLCFGRIDLSPKLSASLEQGGPPPGEAHHIGRLGLRADDADRTPVLIDWRAPVARPFYLATGHTPMGLRRRRHIGTEGRRVTELHDEILDLADTERTGYEDPSGDAVLLAALGAARTGRMGDIVRTIQADQDRIIRAPHQGVLVVEGGPGTGKTAVALHRAAYLLYEHRELLARRAVLIVGPNPAFLGYIGEVLPALGETGVLLATVGELFPGVKATAVDTPRAAAVKGGIAMADALARAVADRQALPDPVVTIEHDRDVLLLDAGLVQVARDRARAAKLPHNAAREHFEGHILNTLTDMVAERLGTDPYDGTNLLDPSDVTQIRDELAENPEVWSAIDELWPVLTPQRMVADFLAAPEGCLTAEDADAVRRPVTRAWTPADVPLLDEAAELLGEDDRAVRARAERERAAQVSYAQGVLDMSYASRTYEFEDKEEGDPESSEVLSAHDIIDAERFAERQEEDDHRSAAERAAADRTWAFGHIVVDEAQELSPMAWRLLMRRSPTRAMTLVGDPAQTAEEAGVGSWSGILEPYVGDRWEHTRLDVNYRTPAEIMDLAAAVVRAENPSFEPPRSVRSTGTKPWIRQVTTGDLPDAVEKAVAELTPEEGRLAVIAPRALHRALATRLPDVTAGADPDLTHPVVLLDPRQSKGLEFDAVLVVEPSHYGTSDLYVALTRATQHLGILHTGNLPAGLANA; the protein is encoded by the coding sequence ATGCGGCGTGAGCAGGAATTCATGGACGACCTGTACGCCCGCGTGGACCGGCTGCGGGGCGCCACCGAGACCGCCGTCGACGACGCCCTCGCCCAGGGCAACACCCCCATGCAGGCCCGGCTGGAGCGGGACATCCTCGTCGCCGAACGCTCCGGGCTGCTGGCCGCGCTGAACGCCGTCGACGGCTCGCTCTGCTTCGGCCGCATCGACCTGTCCCCCAAGCTCTCGGCTTCGCTCGAGCAGGGGGGACCCCCACCCGGCGAGGCGCACCACATCGGCCGCCTCGGGCTGCGCGCCGACGACGCCGACCGCACCCCCGTCCTCATCGACTGGCGGGCCCCCGTCGCCCGCCCCTTCTACCTGGCCACCGGCCACACCCCGATGGGCCTGCGACGCCGCCGGCACATCGGCACCGAGGGCCGCCGCGTCACCGAGCTGCACGACGAGATCCTCGACCTCGCCGACACCGAGCGCACCGGCTACGAGGACCCCAGCGGCGACGCCGTCCTGCTCGCCGCGCTGGGCGCCGCCCGCACCGGCCGGATGGGCGACATCGTGCGAACCATCCAGGCCGACCAGGACCGCATCATCCGCGCCCCGCACCAGGGCGTCCTCGTCGTCGAGGGCGGCCCCGGCACCGGCAAGACCGCCGTCGCCCTGCACCGGGCCGCCTACCTGCTCTACGAGCACCGGGAACTGCTCGCCCGCCGGGCCGTCCTCATCGTCGGCCCCAACCCCGCCTTCCTCGGCTACATCGGCGAGGTACTGCCCGCGCTCGGAGAGACCGGCGTCCTGCTCGCCACGGTGGGGGAGCTGTTCCCCGGCGTGAAGGCCACGGCCGTCGACACGCCCCGCGCCGCCGCCGTCAAGGGTGGCATCGCCATGGCGGACGCCCTCGCCCGGGCGGTCGCCGACCGGCAGGCGCTGCCCGACCCCGTCGTCACCATCGAGCACGACCGGGACGTGCTCCTCCTCGACGCCGGGCTCGTCCAGGTCGCCCGCGACCGCGCCCGCGCCGCGAAGCTGCCGCACAACGCGGCCCGTGAGCACTTCGAGGGGCACATCCTCAACACGCTCACCGACATGGTCGCCGAGCGCCTCGGCACCGATCCCTACGACGGCACCAACCTCCTCGACCCCAGCGACGTCACCCAGATCCGCGACGAGCTGGCCGAGAACCCGGAGGTGTGGTCCGCCATCGACGAACTGTGGCCGGTGCTGACCCCGCAGCGCATGGTCGCGGATTTCCTCGCCGCCCCCGAGGGCTGTCTCACCGCCGAGGACGCCGACGCCGTACGCCGCCCCGTCACCCGCGCCTGGACCCCCGCCGACGTGCCGCTGCTCGACGAGGCGGCCGAACTGCTCGGCGAGGACGACCGCGCGGTCCGCGCCCGCGCCGAACGTGAGCGCGCGGCGCAGGTGTCGTACGCGCAGGGCGTGCTCGACATGTCGTACGCCTCCCGTACCTACGAGTTCGAGGACAAGGAGGAGGGCGACCCCGAGAGCTCCGAGGTGCTCTCCGCGCACGACATCATCGACGCCGAACGCTTCGCCGAGCGCCAGGAGGAGGACGACCACCGCAGCGCCGCCGAGCGCGCCGCGGCCGACCGGACGTGGGCGTTCGGCCACATCGTCGTCGACGAGGCGCAGGAACTGTCGCCGATGGCCTGGCGGTTGCTGATGCGCCGCAGCCCGACCCGCGCGATGACACTCGTCGGCGACCCCGCGCAGACGGCGGAGGAGGCGGGAGTGGGCTCCTGGTCGGGGATCCTCGAGCCGTACGTCGGCGACCGCTGGGAACACACCCGCCTGGACGTCAACTACCGCACCCCCGCCGAGATCATGGACCTCGCGGCGGCGGTCGTACGGGCGGAGAACCCGTCCTTCGAGCCACCGAGGTCGGTACGGTCCACGGGCACGAAGCCGTGGATCCGCCAGGTCACCACCGGCGACCTGCCCGACGCGGTGGAGAAGGCGGTCGCCGAACTGACCCCCGAGGAGGGCCGGCTGGCGGTGATCGCCCCGCGGGCGCTGCACCGCGCCCTGGCCACCCGCCTGCCCGACGTCACGGCAGGCGCGGACCCGGACCTCACCCATCCCGTCGTCCTTCTGGACCCCCGCCAGTCCAAGGGCCTGGAATTCGACGCGGTCCTGGTCGTCGAACCGTCCCACTACGGCACGAGCGACCTGTACGTCGCCCTGACCCGCGCGACCCAGCACCTGGGCATCCTGCACACGGGGAACCTGCCGGCGGGGCTGGCGAACGCCTGA
- a CDS encoding co-chaperone YbbN — translation MIKAAGVTEAAGVAEVTDADFTEQVLEAELPVLVEFTADWCPPCRQMGPVLSALADEEGHRLKVVRLNVDTNPETTNAYRVLSMPTFLVFRDGEPVRSMVGARPKRRLLEELADADVLR, via the coding sequence GTGATCAAGGCAGCGGGCGTCACCGAAGCAGCGGGCGTCGCCGAAGTGACGGACGCGGATTTCACGGAACAGGTTCTCGAGGCGGAACTGCCGGTACTGGTGGAGTTCACCGCCGACTGGTGCCCGCCGTGCCGCCAGATGGGTCCGGTACTCAGCGCACTGGCCGACGAGGAGGGCCACCGGCTCAAGGTGGTGCGGCTGAACGTGGACACCAACCCCGAGACCACCAACGCCTACCGGGTGCTCTCCATGCCGACCTTCCTGGTGTTCCGCGACGGCGAGCCGGTGCGTTCCATGGTGGGGGCGAGGCCCAAGCGCCGCCTGCTGGAGGAGCTCGCGGACGCGGACGTGCTGCGGTAG
- a CDS encoding MerR family transcriptional regulator — protein MRIGELAARAGTTTRTLRYYESRGLLPARRGDNGYRTYDEADLTLLRQIRTLQDFGFGLEETRPFVECLRAGHSSGDACPASLAVYRRKLAELDALIGELGTVRRKVARQLERAERARDDLSAGAEVPGGPEPVCELKGQAS, from the coding sequence ATGCGAATCGGCGAACTCGCGGCGCGGGCCGGGACGACCACACGGACCCTGCGCTACTACGAGTCCCGCGGACTGCTCCCCGCACGCCGCGGCGACAACGGCTACCGCACCTACGACGAGGCGGACCTCACCCTCCTCCGCCAGATCCGAACCCTCCAGGACTTCGGGTTCGGCCTGGAGGAGACCCGCCCCTTCGTGGAGTGCCTGCGCGCCGGCCACTCGTCCGGCGACGCCTGCCCCGCCTCGCTCGCCGTCTACCGCCGCAAGCTCGCCGAGCTCGACGCACTCATCGGCGAGCTCGGCACCGTACGACGGAAGGTCGCCCGCCAACTGGAGCGGGCCGAACGCGCCCGGGACGACCTGTCGGCCGGGGCGGAGGTTCCGGGCGGTCCGGAACCGGTGTGCGAACTGAAAGGACAGGCATCGTGA